A single window of Myxocyprinus asiaticus isolate MX2 ecotype Aquarium Trade chromosome 48, UBuf_Myxa_2, whole genome shotgun sequence DNA harbors:
- the LOC127437188 gene encoding myelin regulatory factor-like isoform X2 produces the protein MDVIDETEALQRFFEGHDINSSLEPTNIDTSILEEYISKEDDTTDICFTEVHSTPGPQYLSPQAGASSSGGVGCGVSPPIPLRQGAAPSLAQSCQNPYPPPPPLGLLRHNYPCLGQQQSQTPQQQQQAHVKSDNRGQYAPGTLPESPPDSSSEPYSPQQANDPHMLRTMTPENMCHMTSPPPLPTHPHYPSMHRDMYLKPEPMITQYPIGPASGGGGDMQQSQMLHQLLQHPQAPDGIPVHPAKKRKHSDSPNSTLNSQILTGIIKQEPGLMQDAENSYLDPNYQCIKWQPHQQNKWTPLYDSSGKELPMPTYRVDADKGFNFSLADDAFVCQKKNHFQVTVYIGMPGDPKYMKTSEGLQLIECFYLKLNGVKLEAMNQSINVEQSQSDRSKRPFKPVLVTLPPEQVTKVTVGRLHFSETTANNMRKKGKPNPDQRYFMLVVALQAQCHSQSFTVAAHVSERIIVRASNPGQFESDSEVLWQRGQLPDSVYHHGRVGINTDRPDEALVVHGNMKVMGSLVHPSDIRAKENVKEVDTTDNLRRISQMRLVHYQYKPEFAATVGIEATAETGVIAQEVQQILPEAVKEGGDVVCANGETIPNLLVVNKERIFMENVGAVKELCKLTDNLETRIDELERWSRKLAKLRRLDSMKSTVSGGTVSLSGSYFSRTGSGPLKKKTAKPGNKKSVPEQGCLSHRFMQGTILALVIIMAFSVISMSILYVLNLQHHGTITDGEGSASHCLLFVSWTPFLTATVTFCPSFCLWSRSVLGSAHQASFSPPKVTTSTLSPESTSSSLSNHPACCPPTPATTNQSATISLLPSTNQSIPDSSTAVPTQATINKKAKSRPLDKDSRNKNRLSHTSAPLFLNKSKRPPQPPELSGATKRMPGGQQPSPRRQRSLKTQDGNPPAFLSKLHIIEMDQEIRTLDCSSPESCSFTMFLRGERNSSMSYVTVNMISSDVVWVWQCGATRGRLCPNHPVTSFILERSTSTMGTSHLWSLPVMPFQEVTYHFRVSRSSKTGCSSEELDVVSPQFSEYSFHIQSKC, from the exons GTCATGATATTAACAGTTCTTTGGAGCCAACAAACATTGACACCAGTATCTTGGAGGAATACATCAGCAAAGAGGACGACACTACAGATAT TTGTTTCACAGAGGTTCACAGTACCCCAGGTCCCCAGTACCTCTCCCCCCAGGCCGGGGCATCCTCTTCAGGGGGGGTAGGGTGTGGCGTGAGCCCCCCCATCCCCCTGCGCCAGGGCGCTGCCCCATCTCTGGCCCAGTCCTGCCAGAACCCCTACCCACCTCCACCCCCACTGGGCCTCCTCAGACACAATTACCCCTGCCTGGGGCAACAGCAGAGTCAAACGccccaacaacaacagcaggcccACGTCAAATCGGACAACCGCGGACAGTACGCACCAGG AACGCTACCTGAGTCCCCTCCGGACTCCAGCTCAGAGCCTTATTCCCCCCAGCAAGCCAACG ATCCGCACATGCTCAGGACAATGACGCCCGAGAACATGTGTCACATGACCAGTCCTCCACCTCTCCCCACACACCCCCACTATCCCAGCATGCACCGGGACATGTACCTGAAGCCAGAGCCTATGATCACGCAGTATCCAATTGGTCCTGCCAGCGGTGGGGGCGGTGACATGCAGCAGAGTCAGATGCTACATCAACTCCTGCAACATCCACAAGCACCAGA TGGAATTCCTGTTCATCCTGCAAAGAAGAGAAAACACTCAGACTCTCCCAACAGTACTCTCAACTCTCAGATTCTCACGGGCATCATCAAACAAGAGCCAG GTTTGATGCAGGATGCAGAAAACTCATATCTGGATCCAAACTACCAGTGCATAAAGTGGCAGCCGCACCAGCAGAACAAATGGACTCCGTTATACGACAGCAGTGGAAAAGAACT tCCAATGCCTACATATAGAGTGGATGCAGATAAAGGTTTTAACTTCTCCTTGGCTGATGACGCGTTTGTGTGTCAGAAGAAGAACCATTTCCAGGTGACGGTGTACATCGGAATGCCGGGAGATCCCAAATACATGAAGACCAGCGAGGGACTGCAGCTGATTGAATGCTTTTACCTGAAACTCAACGGAGTCAAG TTGGAAGCGATGAATCAGTCCATTAATGTGGAGCAGTCGCAGTCTGACCGCAGTAAGAGGCCCTTCAAACCAGTGCT AGTGACACTGCCACCAGAGCAGGTTACCAAGGTAACCGTGGGTCGTCTACACTTCAGCgagaccacagcaaataacaTGAGGAAGAAAGGCAAGCCGAACCCCGACCAAAG gtactTCATGCTGGTTGTAGCTCTTCAAGCTCAGTGTCACAGTCAGAGCTTCACGGTGGCAGCTCACGTCTCCGAGAGGATCATCGTCAGG GCATCTAACCCAGGTCAATTTGAAAGTGACAGTGAAGTGTTGTGGCAGAGAGGACAGCTGCCAGACTCTGTGTACCATCACGGCCGGGTGGGCATCAACACAGACCGTCCCGATGAGGCCCTGGTCGTCCACGGCAACATGAAGGTCATGGGTTCCCTTGTGCATCCTTCTGATATTAGAGCCAAGGAGAATGTCAAAGag GTGGACACCACCGATAACTTGAGGAGGATTTCGCAGATGAGGCTGGTGCATTATCAGTATAAGCCTGAGTTTGCAGCCACAGTGGGCATCGAAGCCACCGCTGAGACGG GGGTGATTGCTCAGGAAGTCCAGCAAATTTTGCCAGAAGCTGTGAAAGAGGGTGGAGATGTGGTGTGTGCTAATGGAGAGACCATACCTAATCTACTGGTCGTCAATAAA GAGCGAATCTTTATGGAGAATGTGGGGGCAGTAAAGGAACTCTGCAAACTCACAGATAATCTGGAGACTCGCATTGACGAGCTTGAACGCTGGAGCCGAAAACTCGCCAAACTGCGCCGACTGGACAGCATGAAAAGCACCGTCAGTGGAGGCACAGTcag TCTATCGGGAAGTTATTTTAGCAGAACTGGAAGTGGCCCACTCAAGAAGAAAACAGCCAAGCCAGGAAACAAG AAATCTGTTCCAGAGCAGGGCTGCCTGAGTCACAGGTTCATGCAGGGCACCATCCTGGCACTGGTCATCATCATGGCCTTCAG TGTCATCTCCATGTCCATCCTCTATGTGCTCAATCTTCAACACCACGGAACCATAACTGATGGCGAGGG CTCTGCGTCCCACTGCCTTCTCTTCGTCTCTTGGACGCCCTTCCTCACTGCAACCGTCACATTCTGTCCATCCTTCTGTCTGTG GTCTCGTTCTGTTCTGGGATCAGCTCATCAGGCCTCTTTCTCCCCTCCCAAAGTAACCACGTCAACTCTTTCTCCTG AATCCACCTCTTCATCTCTGTCCAATCACCCGGCCTGCTGCCCTCCGACACCTGCCACAACCAACCAATCAGCCACCATCAGTCTGTTGCCAAGCACCAACCAATCCATTCCAG ACTCCAGCACTGCAGTCCCCACACAGGCCACTATTAACAAGAAGGCAAAGTCACGACCGCTGGACAAAGACAGCCGGAATAAGAATCGTCTGAGTCACACGTCGGCCCCTTTATTCCTCAACAAATCCAAACGGCCCCCTCAGCCCCCAGAACTGAGTGGAGCCACCAAACGCATGCCTGGTGGACAACAACCATCGCCCCGAAGACAACGTAGTTTAAAGACACAGG ATGGAAATCCACCAGCCTTTCTGAGCAAACTGCACATCATTGAGATGGATCAGGAGATCAGAACACTCGATTGCTCCTCACCTGAAagctgcag CTTCACAATGTTTCTGCGTGGTGAGAGAAACTCATCTATGTCTTATGTGACTGTGAACATGAT CTCTTCTGACGTTGTGTGGGTATGGCAGTGTGGAGCCACCAGGGGGCGCCTCTGTCCAAATCACCCAGTTACTTCTTTCATACTAGAGCGCAGCACTTCCACAATG GGAACCAGTCACCTGTGGTCACTTCCTGTTATGCCATTCCAGGAGGTCACCTACCATTTCCGTGTGTCACGCTCT AGTAAAACTGGATGTAGCAGTGAGGAATTGGATGTCGTTTCACCCCAGTTCTCTGAGTACAGTTTCCACATTCAAAGCAAATGCTAA
- the LOC127437197 gene encoding transmembrane protein 258-like produces MELEAMTRYTSLVNPVVFPHLTVVLLSIGMFFTAWFFVYEVTATKYTRDVYKELLISLVASLFMGFGVLFLLLWVGIYV; encoded by the exons ATG GAGTTGGAAGCTATGACGAGATACACCAGCCTGGTGAACCCAGTGGTGTTCCCTCATCTCACTGTAGTGCTGCTGTCCATCGGTATGTTCTTCACAGCCTGGTTCTTCGT ATATGAAGTCACAGCCACAAAGTACACACGAGACGTGTACAAAGAGCTGCTCATCTCTCTGGTCGCATCACTCTTCATGGGCTTTGGCGTTCTGTTCCTTTTATTATGGGTCGGCATTTACGTCTGA
- the LOC127437188 gene encoding myelin regulatory factor-like isoform X3, producing the protein MDVIDETEALQRFFEGHDINSSLEPTNIDTSILEEYISKEDDTTDICFTEVHSTPGPQYLSPQAGASSSGGVGCGVSPPIPLRQGAAPSLAQSCQNPYPPPPPLGLLRHNYPCLGQQQSQTPQQQQQAHVKSDNRGQYAPGTLPESPPDSSSEPYSPQQANDPHMLRTMTPENMCHMTSPPPLPTHPHYPSMHRDMYLKPEPMITQYPIGPASGGGGDMQQSQMLHQLLQHPQAPDGIPVHPAKKRKHSDSPNSTLNSQILTGIIKQEPGLMQDAENSYLDPNYQCIKWQPHQQNKWTPLYDSSGKELPMPTYRVDADKGFNFSLADDAFVCQKKNHFQVTVYIGMPGDPKYMKTSEGLQLIECFYLKLNGVKLEAMNQSINVEQSQSDRSKRPFKPVLVTLPPEQVTKVTVGRLHFSETTANNMRKKGKPNPDQRYFMLVVALQAQCHSQSFTVAAHVSERIIVRVTAASNPGQFESDSEVLWQRGQLPDSVYHHGRVGINTDRPDEALVVHGNMKVMGSLVHPSDIRAKENVKEVDTTDNLRRISQMRLVHYQYKPEFAATVGIEATAETGVIAQEVQQILPEAVKEGGDVVCANGETIPNLLVVNKERIFMENVGAVKELCKLTDNLETRIDELERWSRKLAKLRRLDSMKSTVSGGTVSLSGSYFSRTGSGPLKKKTAKPGNKKSVPEQGCLSHRFMQGTILALVIIMAFSVISMSILYVLNLQHHGTITDGEGSRSVLGSAHQASFSPPKVTTSTLSPESTSSSLSNHPACCPPTPATTNQSATISLLPSTNQSIPDSSTAVPTQATINKKAKSRPLDKDSRNKNRLSHTSAPLFLNKSKRPPQPPELSGATKRMPGGQQPSPRRQRSLKTQDGNPPAFLSKLHIIEMDQEIRTLDCSSPESCSFTMFLRGERNSSMSYVTVNMISSDVVWVWQCGATRGRLCPNHPVTSFILERSTSTMGTSHLWSLPVMPFQEVTYHFRVSRSSKTGCSSEELDVVSPQFSEYSFHIQSKC; encoded by the exons GTCATGATATTAACAGTTCTTTGGAGCCAACAAACATTGACACCAGTATCTTGGAGGAATACATCAGCAAAGAGGACGACACTACAGATAT TTGTTTCACAGAGGTTCACAGTACCCCAGGTCCCCAGTACCTCTCCCCCCAGGCCGGGGCATCCTCTTCAGGGGGGGTAGGGTGTGGCGTGAGCCCCCCCATCCCCCTGCGCCAGGGCGCTGCCCCATCTCTGGCCCAGTCCTGCCAGAACCCCTACCCACCTCCACCCCCACTGGGCCTCCTCAGACACAATTACCCCTGCCTGGGGCAACAGCAGAGTCAAACGccccaacaacaacagcaggcccACGTCAAATCGGACAACCGCGGACAGTACGCACCAGG AACGCTACCTGAGTCCCCTCCGGACTCCAGCTCAGAGCCTTATTCCCCCCAGCAAGCCAACG ATCCGCACATGCTCAGGACAATGACGCCCGAGAACATGTGTCACATGACCAGTCCTCCACCTCTCCCCACACACCCCCACTATCCCAGCATGCACCGGGACATGTACCTGAAGCCAGAGCCTATGATCACGCAGTATCCAATTGGTCCTGCCAGCGGTGGGGGCGGTGACATGCAGCAGAGTCAGATGCTACATCAACTCCTGCAACATCCACAAGCACCAGA TGGAATTCCTGTTCATCCTGCAAAGAAGAGAAAACACTCAGACTCTCCCAACAGTACTCTCAACTCTCAGATTCTCACGGGCATCATCAAACAAGAGCCAG GTTTGATGCAGGATGCAGAAAACTCATATCTGGATCCAAACTACCAGTGCATAAAGTGGCAGCCGCACCAGCAGAACAAATGGACTCCGTTATACGACAGCAGTGGAAAAGAACT tCCAATGCCTACATATAGAGTGGATGCAGATAAAGGTTTTAACTTCTCCTTGGCTGATGACGCGTTTGTGTGTCAGAAGAAGAACCATTTCCAGGTGACGGTGTACATCGGAATGCCGGGAGATCCCAAATACATGAAGACCAGCGAGGGACTGCAGCTGATTGAATGCTTTTACCTGAAACTCAACGGAGTCAAG TTGGAAGCGATGAATCAGTCCATTAATGTGGAGCAGTCGCAGTCTGACCGCAGTAAGAGGCCCTTCAAACCAGTGCT AGTGACACTGCCACCAGAGCAGGTTACCAAGGTAACCGTGGGTCGTCTACACTTCAGCgagaccacagcaaataacaTGAGGAAGAAAGGCAAGCCGAACCCCGACCAAAG gtactTCATGCTGGTTGTAGCTCTTCAAGCTCAGTGTCACAGTCAGAGCTTCACGGTGGCAGCTCACGTCTCCGAGAGGATCATCGTCAGGGTAACCGCT GCATCTAACCCAGGTCAATTTGAAAGTGACAGTGAAGTGTTGTGGCAGAGAGGACAGCTGCCAGACTCTGTGTACCATCACGGCCGGGTGGGCATCAACACAGACCGTCCCGATGAGGCCCTGGTCGTCCACGGCAACATGAAGGTCATGGGTTCCCTTGTGCATCCTTCTGATATTAGAGCCAAGGAGAATGTCAAAGag GTGGACACCACCGATAACTTGAGGAGGATTTCGCAGATGAGGCTGGTGCATTATCAGTATAAGCCTGAGTTTGCAGCCACAGTGGGCATCGAAGCCACCGCTGAGACGG GGGTGATTGCTCAGGAAGTCCAGCAAATTTTGCCAGAAGCTGTGAAAGAGGGTGGAGATGTGGTGTGTGCTAATGGAGAGACCATACCTAATCTACTGGTCGTCAATAAA GAGCGAATCTTTATGGAGAATGTGGGGGCAGTAAAGGAACTCTGCAAACTCACAGATAATCTGGAGACTCGCATTGACGAGCTTGAACGCTGGAGCCGAAAACTCGCCAAACTGCGCCGACTGGACAGCATGAAAAGCACCGTCAGTGGAGGCACAGTcag TCTATCGGGAAGTTATTTTAGCAGAACTGGAAGTGGCCCACTCAAGAAGAAAACAGCCAAGCCAGGAAACAAG AAATCTGTTCCAGAGCAGGGCTGCCTGAGTCACAGGTTCATGCAGGGCACCATCCTGGCACTGGTCATCATCATGGCCTTCAG TGTCATCTCCATGTCCATCCTCTATGTGCTCAATCTTCAACACCACGGAACCATAACTGATGGCGAGGG GTCTCGTTCTGTTCTGGGATCAGCTCATCAGGCCTCTTTCTCCCCTCCCAAAGTAACCACGTCAACTCTTTCTCCTG AATCCACCTCTTCATCTCTGTCCAATCACCCGGCCTGCTGCCCTCCGACACCTGCCACAACCAACCAATCAGCCACCATCAGTCTGTTGCCAAGCACCAACCAATCCATTCCAG ACTCCAGCACTGCAGTCCCCACACAGGCCACTATTAACAAGAAGGCAAAGTCACGACCGCTGGACAAAGACAGCCGGAATAAGAATCGTCTGAGTCACACGTCGGCCCCTTTATTCCTCAACAAATCCAAACGGCCCCCTCAGCCCCCAGAACTGAGTGGAGCCACCAAACGCATGCCTGGTGGACAACAACCATCGCCCCGAAGACAACGTAGTTTAAAGACACAGG ATGGAAATCCACCAGCCTTTCTGAGCAAACTGCACATCATTGAGATGGATCAGGAGATCAGAACACTCGATTGCTCCTCACCTGAAagctgcag CTTCACAATGTTTCTGCGTGGTGAGAGAAACTCATCTATGTCTTATGTGACTGTGAACATGAT CTCTTCTGACGTTGTGTGGGTATGGCAGTGTGGAGCCACCAGGGGGCGCCTCTGTCCAAATCACCCAGTTACTTCTTTCATACTAGAGCGCAGCACTTCCACAATG GGAACCAGTCACCTGTGGTCACTTCCTGTTATGCCATTCCAGGAGGTCACCTACCATTTCCGTGTGTCACGCTCT AGTAAAACTGGATGTAGCAGTGAGGAATTGGATGTCGTTTCACCCCAGTTCTCTGAGTACAGTTTCCACATTCAAAGCAAATGCTAA
- the LOC127437188 gene encoding myelin regulatory factor-like isoform X1, whose product MDVIDETEALQRFFEGHDINSSLEPTNIDTSILEEYISKEDDTTDICFTEVHSTPGPQYLSPQAGASSSGGVGCGVSPPIPLRQGAAPSLAQSCQNPYPPPPPLGLLRHNYPCLGQQQSQTPQQQQQAHVKSDNRGQYAPGTLPESPPDSSSEPYSPQQANDPHMLRTMTPENMCHMTSPPPLPTHPHYPSMHRDMYLKPEPMITQYPIGPASGGGGDMQQSQMLHQLLQHPQAPDGIPVHPAKKRKHSDSPNSTLNSQILTGIIKQEPGLMQDAENSYLDPNYQCIKWQPHQQNKWTPLYDSSGKELPMPTYRVDADKGFNFSLADDAFVCQKKNHFQVTVYIGMPGDPKYMKTSEGLQLIECFYLKLNGVKLEAMNQSINVEQSQSDRSKRPFKPVLVTLPPEQVTKVTVGRLHFSETTANNMRKKGKPNPDQRYFMLVVALQAQCHSQSFTVAAHVSERIIVRVTAASNPGQFESDSEVLWQRGQLPDSVYHHGRVGINTDRPDEALVVHGNMKVMGSLVHPSDIRAKENVKEVDTTDNLRRISQMRLVHYQYKPEFAATVGIEATAETGVIAQEVQQILPEAVKEGGDVVCANGETIPNLLVVNKERIFMENVGAVKELCKLTDNLETRIDELERWSRKLAKLRRLDSMKSTVSGGTVSLSGSYFSRTGSGPLKKKTAKPGNKKSVPEQGCLSHRFMQGTILALVIIMAFSVISMSILYVLNLQHHGTITDGEGSASHCLLFVSWTPFLTATVTFCPSFCLWSRSVLGSAHQASFSPPKVTTSTLSPESTSSSLSNHPACCPPTPATTNQSATISLLPSTNQSIPDSSTAVPTQATINKKAKSRPLDKDSRNKNRLSHTSAPLFLNKSKRPPQPPELSGATKRMPGGQQPSPRRQRSLKTQDGNPPAFLSKLHIIEMDQEIRTLDCSSPESCSFTMFLRGERNSSMSYVTVNMISSDVVWVWQCGATRGRLCPNHPVTSFILERSTSTMGTSHLWSLPVMPFQEVTYHFRVSRSSKTGCSSEELDVVSPQFSEYSFHIQSKC is encoded by the exons GTCATGATATTAACAGTTCTTTGGAGCCAACAAACATTGACACCAGTATCTTGGAGGAATACATCAGCAAAGAGGACGACACTACAGATAT TTGTTTCACAGAGGTTCACAGTACCCCAGGTCCCCAGTACCTCTCCCCCCAGGCCGGGGCATCCTCTTCAGGGGGGGTAGGGTGTGGCGTGAGCCCCCCCATCCCCCTGCGCCAGGGCGCTGCCCCATCTCTGGCCCAGTCCTGCCAGAACCCCTACCCACCTCCACCCCCACTGGGCCTCCTCAGACACAATTACCCCTGCCTGGGGCAACAGCAGAGTCAAACGccccaacaacaacagcaggcccACGTCAAATCGGACAACCGCGGACAGTACGCACCAGG AACGCTACCTGAGTCCCCTCCGGACTCCAGCTCAGAGCCTTATTCCCCCCAGCAAGCCAACG ATCCGCACATGCTCAGGACAATGACGCCCGAGAACATGTGTCACATGACCAGTCCTCCACCTCTCCCCACACACCCCCACTATCCCAGCATGCACCGGGACATGTACCTGAAGCCAGAGCCTATGATCACGCAGTATCCAATTGGTCCTGCCAGCGGTGGGGGCGGTGACATGCAGCAGAGTCAGATGCTACATCAACTCCTGCAACATCCACAAGCACCAGA TGGAATTCCTGTTCATCCTGCAAAGAAGAGAAAACACTCAGACTCTCCCAACAGTACTCTCAACTCTCAGATTCTCACGGGCATCATCAAACAAGAGCCAG GTTTGATGCAGGATGCAGAAAACTCATATCTGGATCCAAACTACCAGTGCATAAAGTGGCAGCCGCACCAGCAGAACAAATGGACTCCGTTATACGACAGCAGTGGAAAAGAACT tCCAATGCCTACATATAGAGTGGATGCAGATAAAGGTTTTAACTTCTCCTTGGCTGATGACGCGTTTGTGTGTCAGAAGAAGAACCATTTCCAGGTGACGGTGTACATCGGAATGCCGGGAGATCCCAAATACATGAAGACCAGCGAGGGACTGCAGCTGATTGAATGCTTTTACCTGAAACTCAACGGAGTCAAG TTGGAAGCGATGAATCAGTCCATTAATGTGGAGCAGTCGCAGTCTGACCGCAGTAAGAGGCCCTTCAAACCAGTGCT AGTGACACTGCCACCAGAGCAGGTTACCAAGGTAACCGTGGGTCGTCTACACTTCAGCgagaccacagcaaataacaTGAGGAAGAAAGGCAAGCCGAACCCCGACCAAAG gtactTCATGCTGGTTGTAGCTCTTCAAGCTCAGTGTCACAGTCAGAGCTTCACGGTGGCAGCTCACGTCTCCGAGAGGATCATCGTCAGGGTAACCGCT GCATCTAACCCAGGTCAATTTGAAAGTGACAGTGAAGTGTTGTGGCAGAGAGGACAGCTGCCAGACTCTGTGTACCATCACGGCCGGGTGGGCATCAACACAGACCGTCCCGATGAGGCCCTGGTCGTCCACGGCAACATGAAGGTCATGGGTTCCCTTGTGCATCCTTCTGATATTAGAGCCAAGGAGAATGTCAAAGag GTGGACACCACCGATAACTTGAGGAGGATTTCGCAGATGAGGCTGGTGCATTATCAGTATAAGCCTGAGTTTGCAGCCACAGTGGGCATCGAAGCCACCGCTGAGACGG GGGTGATTGCTCAGGAAGTCCAGCAAATTTTGCCAGAAGCTGTGAAAGAGGGTGGAGATGTGGTGTGTGCTAATGGAGAGACCATACCTAATCTACTGGTCGTCAATAAA GAGCGAATCTTTATGGAGAATGTGGGGGCAGTAAAGGAACTCTGCAAACTCACAGATAATCTGGAGACTCGCATTGACGAGCTTGAACGCTGGAGCCGAAAACTCGCCAAACTGCGCCGACTGGACAGCATGAAAAGCACCGTCAGTGGAGGCACAGTcag TCTATCGGGAAGTTATTTTAGCAGAACTGGAAGTGGCCCACTCAAGAAGAAAACAGCCAAGCCAGGAAACAAG AAATCTGTTCCAGAGCAGGGCTGCCTGAGTCACAGGTTCATGCAGGGCACCATCCTGGCACTGGTCATCATCATGGCCTTCAG TGTCATCTCCATGTCCATCCTCTATGTGCTCAATCTTCAACACCACGGAACCATAACTGATGGCGAGGG CTCTGCGTCCCACTGCCTTCTCTTCGTCTCTTGGACGCCCTTCCTCACTGCAACCGTCACATTCTGTCCATCCTTCTGTCTGTG GTCTCGTTCTGTTCTGGGATCAGCTCATCAGGCCTCTTTCTCCCCTCCCAAAGTAACCACGTCAACTCTTTCTCCTG AATCCACCTCTTCATCTCTGTCCAATCACCCGGCCTGCTGCCCTCCGACACCTGCCACAACCAACCAATCAGCCACCATCAGTCTGTTGCCAAGCACCAACCAATCCATTCCAG ACTCCAGCACTGCAGTCCCCACACAGGCCACTATTAACAAGAAGGCAAAGTCACGACCGCTGGACAAAGACAGCCGGAATAAGAATCGTCTGAGTCACACGTCGGCCCCTTTATTCCTCAACAAATCCAAACGGCCCCCTCAGCCCCCAGAACTGAGTGGAGCCACCAAACGCATGCCTGGTGGACAACAACCATCGCCCCGAAGACAACGTAGTTTAAAGACACAGG ATGGAAATCCACCAGCCTTTCTGAGCAAACTGCACATCATTGAGATGGATCAGGAGATCAGAACACTCGATTGCTCCTCACCTGAAagctgcag CTTCACAATGTTTCTGCGTGGTGAGAGAAACTCATCTATGTCTTATGTGACTGTGAACATGAT CTCTTCTGACGTTGTGTGGGTATGGCAGTGTGGAGCCACCAGGGGGCGCCTCTGTCCAAATCACCCAGTTACTTCTTTCATACTAGAGCGCAGCACTTCCACAATG GGAACCAGTCACCTGTGGTCACTTCCTGTTATGCCATTCCAGGAGGTCACCTACCATTTCCGTGTGTCACGCTCT AGTAAAACTGGATGTAGCAGTGAGGAATTGGATGTCGTTTCACCCCAGTTCTCTGAGTACAGTTTCCACATTCAAAGCAAATGCTAA